One Nocardioides dongkuii genomic window, CCGGCTCGGGCGACCTCGGGCAGGAGGGTCGAGCGTGAGCGTGTTCGACCCGCAGCCCTTGGCGAAGCTGGCCGCCGACATGCAGGACCCCCGGTTCGCCCGCACCTTCGCCGAGAAGTACCGCAGCCTGCTCGAGCACCGCGTCACGCGGATCATCGCCGCGCTGCGCGACTCGGACCTGATCGAGGCGATGGACGCCGTGCTGAGCCTCAAGGTGGCCTCGACCAGCGTCGGGACCAGCGAGCTCGCCGAGCTCGCCTTGATGATCGAGCGGGAGGTGCGCGCCCAGGACGCCGCGGCCGCCCGGACGCGCGCGTCCCTGCTGCCGGACGCGGCGCGCCGCGCCGACGCCGCGCTCACCGCCCACCTGTCCCGGTAGGGCGACGACGACCCTCAGCCCGAGGGGTGGCCCTCGGGGGACTCCATCCGGTAGCCGACCCCGCGGACGGTGCGGACGTACTTCGCGGCCTTGTTCTCGCCGAGCTTGCGGCGCAGGTTGGCGACGTGGACCTCCACCAGGTGGGTGTCGCTGGCCCACTCGGTGCCCCAGACCGACCGCAGCAGCGTCTCGCGGCTCCACACCCGCGCCGGGCTGCGCATCATCTCGGTGAGCAGGTCGAACTCGGTGCGGGTCAGGGACAGCTCCTGGCTGTCCTTGAACGCGCGGCGCCCGTCGACGTCGACGCGCAGGACGCCGTGCTGCAGGACCTCGTGGGACGACGGGGACGAGGGCGGGGACGAGGGCGGGACCGGTGCGTCGGCGGGCCCGTCGGCCAGGCGCCGGGGCCGCCGGAACATCGCGTTCACCCGGGCCTTCAGCTCGTGGGCGTCGAAGGGCTTGGCGATGAAGTCGTCGGCCCCGGTCTCGAGGCCGATCAGGCGGTCGATCGGGTCGTTCCGGGCGGTGATCATCACGACGTAGGCGTCGGTGATGGCGCGCAGGCGGCGGCAGGTCTCGATCCCGTCCATGCCGGGCAGCCCGAGGTCGAGGGTGATCAGGTCGGGATCGTCGAGGGCGACCGCCTCGAGGGCGGCTGCGCCGGAGTCGACCGCGGTGACGAGGAAGCCCTGGGTCGCCAGGGTGTACTCGATCAGCGCGCGGATGTCGTCGTCATCCTCGACGACGAGTGCTCGTCTCTCCGTGCCGGACCCGATGGACATTGCCCTGATGGTGCCAGACGGCCGACGGAATGCTCGTCCGGCTCGCGCAGGGCCCTGGAATGCAGCCCGCCCCCGGGGCTCGAGCTGCGTGAGTCCGAGACGGGGGCGGGTGACGAGGTGCCCCCGGGAGATACCCGCGCCGCGGCGCCGGAAACCTGTGAACGCAGATTCCGTTCGCAGATCCGGGCGCCCGTCTGGTCCACCCGGTGGGAGTGGCCGGATCGGCGTAGCGTCGGAAACCCCGTCCCGGTCCGACGGGTCGGGCCGGCCTGCCCCCGGGCCCGTGGCCCGGCCCGTCGCCGGCAGGGTCCTCACCCTTGTGGGCGGTGGCGTGGCATGCCCCGCCGGGTACCGTGCGCGAGTGACCACCCCGATCTCCGTCGGGACGGCTCCGGCGCACCACCCCGCGTCGTCCGCGTCCCGCTCCGCAGCGCGCCACCACCTCGATCAGGTCGTCGTCGCGTCGGTCCCCGCCAGCCACGTCTACGTGCGGCACCTGGCACCCGAGCACGGGCCGGGACCGGTCCGCCTGCCCGACCCCGATCCCGACCACCCGTCGCGGTCGACGACCCAGCGCTGGTGGCCGCCGGTGATGCTCGACCCGGCGTGGGCGGCGAAGGCGGACTTCGACGTCTTCCACCTCCAGTTCGGCTTCGACGCCTGCTCCCCGGCGCAGCTGGCGGAGCTGGTCGGCGTGCTGCGCGACCGGGGGAAGCCGCTCGTGCAGACGGTCCACGACCTGCGCAACCCGCACCACCCCACGCGCGACCTGCACGACGAGCAGCTCGCCGTCCTGCTGGCCGGCGCGGACGCCGTGCTGACCCTGACACCCGGCGCCGCTGCCGAGATCCGCGAGCGCTGGGGTCGCGAGGCCCTCGTGCTGCCGCACCCGCACGTCGTCGACCTGGACACGATGGCCGCCGCACCCGCTCGGCGCGCGCGCCGGGCCGGGCAGCCGTTCCGCGTCGGGCTGCACGTCAAGAGCCTGCGCGCCTCGATGGACCCGCTGGCGATCCTGCCGACCCTCGTCGAGACCGTCGCCGCGCTGCCGGACGCCGTGCTGCGGGTCGACGCCCACCGCGACGTCCTGGACGCCGACGGCGCCCGGCGCGACGAGGCGCTCGCGACGTACCTGCGCCGCGAGGCCGACGCCGGCCGGCTGGAGCTGGACGTGCACGACTACTTCTCCGACGCCGAGCTGTGGGACTACCTCGCCTCGCTGGACGTCTCGGTGCTGCCCTACCGCTTCGGCACCCACTCGGGCTGGCTGGAGGCGTGCCGCGACCTCGGCACCACCGTGGTGGCGCCGTCGTGCGGCTACTACGCCGAGCAGGGCCCGGTGCTGGGCTACGTCCTCGACGAGGAGCGGTACGACGCGGCCTCGCTCGCCGCGGCCATCACCGAGGCGCACGAGCAGCGACCGCAGCTGGGGGCAGCGGTCGAGGAACGCCGCGCGCAGCGGGCGTACGTCGCGCGCGCCCACGACGAGCTCTACCGCACGCTCCTCGACGCCGTCCGGCCGCGGACGGGATCGTGAGCGTGGAGCGCCGCCTGCGCATCTGCCTGGTCGCCTCGAGCCGCTACCCCATCCGGGAGCCGTTCGCCGGCGGGCTGGAGTCCCTCACCCATGCCCTGGCGACCGAGCTGGGCAGGCGTGGCCACCGGGTGACCCTCTTCGCCGCTCCCGGGTCGGACCCGGCCCTCGACGTCGAGGAGCTCCCCGTGCCGGCGTTCCACCCCAGCCCGGCGGCCCGGCGCGACGTCAACGCCCCCTCGGAGCGGTGGATGGCCGAGCACCACGCCTACCTGGGGTTGATGCTCGGGCTCGCGCGCGACGGGCACGAGCGGTACGACGTCGTCCACAACAACAGCCTCCACCACCTGCCGGTGGCGATGGCGCCCGCGCTGCGCGCGCCGATCCTCACCACGCTGCACACCCCGCCGGTGCCGTGGCTGGAGTCGGCCGTGCTGCTGTCCCCGGGGTCGTCGGTCTTCGCCGCGGTCAGCCGCAGCATGTCGGCCGCCTGGGACCACGCGGTGCCGAGCACCCCCGTCCTCAACGGCGTCGACGTCGCGCGCTGGCGTCCCGGGCCGGGCGGCGGGCCCGCGGTCTGGTCCGGTCGGATCGTGCGGGAGAAGGCGCCCCACGAGGCGATCGACGCGGCCCGGCTCGCCGGCGTACCCCTCGTGCTGGCGGGGCCGGTCGCCGACGAGGCCTACTTCGCGGCCGAGATCGGGCCCCGGCTCGGCCCCGACGTCGTGCACGTGGGGCACCTCGACCACCGTGCGCTGCGCCGGCTGCTCGGGCGTGCCTCGGTCGCGCTGGTGACCCCGGCGTGGGACGAGCCGTACGGCCTGGTCGCCGCCGAGGCGATGGCGTGCGGCACCCCGGTCGCGGCGTACGACCGCGGGGCGCTGCCCGAGATCCTCGGCGAGGGCACGGGCGCCCTGGCCGCGGCGGGCGACGTCCCCGACCTGGCGCGGGCGATCCTGGAGGCCCAGCGGTGCGACCGCGCGCTGGTGCGCCGGCACGCGGAGCGGCACTGCTCGCTCTCCCGGATGGTCGACGACTACGAGCGGCTCTACCTCGCGCTGGTCGACCAGGACGTGGCCGCGTGATCGGCTACTACGTCCACCACCACGGCAGCGGCCACCTGCACCGGTCGACGGCGCTCGCCCACGCGCTGGTCGCGGCGGGGGAGGAGGTCACCGGCCTGTCCTCGCTGCCCCGGCCCGCCGACTGGCCGGGCTCCTGGGTCGACCTGCCGCGCGACGACGAGGGCGGCCCGCCGGTCGCCGAGACCGCCGGCGGACGGCTGCACTGGGCGCCGCTGGGCGACGAGGGCCTCCGCGCCCGGACGGCGGCGGTCTCGTCGTGGATCGGCGCGGCCGCGCCGCGCTGCGTGGTCGTCGACGTCTCGGTCGAGGTCTGCCTGCTCGTCCGGCTGCACGGCGTCCCGGTCGTGAGCGTGGTGCTGCCCGGCAGCCGCGGCGACGCCGCGCACCTGCTCGGGCTCGAGGCCGCCGACGCGCTGGTCTCGATGTGGCCGCCGGAGGCGCACGGCATGCTGCGCGACGTCCCGGACGGCGTCCGCGCGCGGCTCCGGCCGCTCGGCGCGCTCAGCCGCTTCCCGGTGGCGGAGCCCGGCTCGCGGCGTCCCGGACCGCGCCGGGTGCTGGTGCTCTCCGGCACCGGTGGGGGCGACCTCGACCTGGCGAGGCTGCGCCGGGCCCAGGCCGAGACCCCCGACTGGGAGTGGACCGTGCTGAGCCGCACGCACGGCACCTGGGTCGACGACCCCGCCCCGCTGCTCGCCGACGCCGACGTCGTCGTCACCCACGCCGGCCAGAACGCGCTGGCCGAGGTCGCCTCGGCGCGGACGCCCGCGGTCGTCGTACCCCAGGACCGGCCGCACGAGGAGCAGCGCACGACCGCCTCCGTCCTCGGCGCCGGCGGGTGGCCGGTGCTCGTGGAGCAGACCTTCCCCGCGGACGGGTGGGCCGCGCGCCTGGACGCCGCGGCGCGCCTCGACGGCGGCGCCTGGTC contains:
- a CDS encoding glycosyltransferase, coding for MTTPISVGTAPAHHPASSASRSAARHHLDQVVVASVPASHVYVRHLAPEHGPGPVRLPDPDPDHPSRSTTQRWWPPVMLDPAWAAKADFDVFHLQFGFDACSPAQLAELVGVLRDRGKPLVQTVHDLRNPHHPTRDLHDEQLAVLLAGADAVLTLTPGAAAEIRERWGREALVLPHPHVVDLDTMAAAPARRARRAGQPFRVGLHVKSLRASMDPLAILPTLVETVAALPDAVLRVDAHRDVLDADGARRDEALATYLRREADAGRLELDVHDYFSDAELWDYLASLDVSVLPYRFGTHSGWLEACRDLGTTVVAPSCGYYAEQGPVLGYVLDEERYDAASLAAAITEAHEQRPQLGAAVEERRAQRAYVARAHDELYRTLLDAVRPRTGS
- a CDS encoding response regulator transcription factor is translated as MSIGSGTERRALVVEDDDDIRALIEYTLATQGFLVTAVDSGAAALEAVALDDPDLITLDLGLPGMDGIETCRRLRAITDAYVVMITARNDPIDRLIGLETGADDFIAKPFDAHELKARVNAMFRRPRRLADGPADAPVPPSSPPSSPSSHEVLQHGVLRVDVDGRRAFKDSQELSLTRTEFDLLTEMMRSPARVWSRETLLRSVWGTEWASDTHLVEVHVANLRRKLGENKAAKYVRTVRGVGYRMESPEGHPSG
- a CDS encoding glycosyltransferase translates to MIGYYVHHHGSGHLHRSTALAHALVAAGEEVTGLSSLPRPADWPGSWVDLPRDDEGGPPVAETAGGRLHWAPLGDEGLRARTAAVSSWIGAAAPRCVVVDVSVEVCLLVRLHGVPVVSVVLPGSRGDAAHLLGLEAADALVSMWPPEAHGMLRDVPDGVRARLRPLGALSRFPVAEPGSRRPGPRRVLVLSGTGGGDLDLARLRRAQAETPDWEWTVLSRTHGTWVDDPAPLLADADVVVTHAGQNALAEVASARTPAVVVPQDRPHEEQRTTASVLGAGGWPVLVEQTFPADGWAARLDAAARLDGGAWSRWCDGEAAGRFVAVVQETAGRWRVAS
- a CDS encoding glycosyltransferase, producing the protein MSVERRLRICLVASSRYPIREPFAGGLESLTHALATELGRRGHRVTLFAAPGSDPALDVEELPVPAFHPSPAARRDVNAPSERWMAEHHAYLGLMLGLARDGHERYDVVHNNSLHHLPVAMAPALRAPILTTLHTPPVPWLESAVLLSPGSSVFAAVSRSMSAAWDHAVPSTPVLNGVDVARWRPGPGGGPAVWSGRIVREKAPHEAIDAARLAGVPLVLAGPVADEAYFAAEIGPRLGPDVVHVGHLDHRALRRLLGRASVALVTPAWDEPYGLVAAEAMACGTPVAAYDRGALPEILGEGTGALAAAGDVPDLARAILEAQRCDRALVRRHAERHCSLSRMVDDYERLYLALVDQDVAA